The segment atcagtacaggataagtaatgtaatgtatgtacacagtgactgcaccagcagaatagtgagtgcagctctggagtataatacaggatgtaactccggatcagtacaggataagtaatgtaatatatgtacacagtgactccaccagcagaatagtgagtgcagctctggagtataatacaggatataactcaggatcagtacagaataagtaatgtaggtacacagtaactccaccagcagaatagtgagtgcagctctggagtataatacaggatataactcaggatcagtacaggataagtaatgtaatgtatgtacacagtgagtccaccagcagaatagtgagtgcagctctggagtataatacaggatataactcaggatcagtacaggataagtaatgtaatgtatgtacacagtgactccaccagcagaatagtgagtgcagctctggagtataatacaggatataactcaggatcagtacaggataagtaatgtaatgtatgtacacagtgactccaccagcagaatagtgagtgcagctctggagtataatacaggatgtaacccaggatcagtacaggataagaaatgtcatgtatgtacacagtgactccactagcagaatagtgagtgcagctctggagtataatacaggatataactcaggatcagtacagaataaataatgtaggtacacagtaactccaccagcagaatagtgagtgcagctctggagtataatacaggatgtaactcaggatcagtacaggataagtaatgtaatgtatgtacacagtgactgcaccagcagaatagtgagtgcagctctggagtataatacaggatgtaactccggatcagtacaggataagaaatgtcatgtatgtacacagtgactccactagcagaatagtgagtgcagctctggagtataatacaggatgtaactcaggatcagtacagaataagtaatgtaggtacacagtaactccaccagcagaatagtgagtgcagctctggagtataatacaggatgtaactcaggatcagtacaggataagtaatgtaatgtatgtacacagtgactccaccagcagaatagtgagtgcagctctggagtataatatatagtatatataaaatgtaaaatatttttatgAAAACAATAAAGATTTGGATTCAGAAATATTTGGTTTTCTTACATTGCATCCAGACACGATTCCGTCACCTCCAGCGCACACCATGGTGGTCCTTACTTGGGTGCCCCACCAGTCACGCAGGGTGCAGGTAGCGTAATCGACCACAGGAAGAAGAGCCTGCTGGAGATTGTCAGCGATTGGTCCGTTGGCTGAAGAACAAAGTATATTGTATTAATTGACGGTCCGGCGGTCGGGATACATGTATTGGATACTGAGTAAATTTATTCTATGGTCATGGAGCGCAGTAAAAAATATGTTATTTGAGGTATGAGGCACATTGTACCTTGTGACTCTTTCTGTTACCTATGGAGAAGTTACTTACTGTACAGACGTCCCCATCCGGTGACAAAGCAGGGGAAGTCGTGTTCCAGGAGGGCGCTATCAGCTGGCAGGCAGGCGGGTTGCACGCTTTCGCTCCGTTGCACGGACTCGGACAGCTTGATGAGGGCGATGTCATTACTGAGACACAGACCAGAGATGGAGCGTTAGTGGGATCCTGGATCTGTGTAGGGGGCCCCTGAACATTACGGGGCCCCTGGCTGGCTGGTTGTACTTACATGATGAAGAAGGAGTTCCATTTCTCATGAACAATAATCTTCTCGGGAGAGAGGATGGCGGATCCTTCCTCCTCTTCAACAAGGTTGTGTTTTCCGACCAGGACTCTGTAGACGCGGGAGGAGCTGAGCGAGACGAGATATTATTAACAATGAGACATCGCGGAATATGGCGCTAGtcgcatatatatttatacagacTCCACCCACAATACAATGTGGGTGTGGTTAAGTTGTCAGAGTAGTCGACCTGTGGAAGGGGCATACAAGCGCTGTTCATGGCAGCCTGTATCCTGCGAATGAGCCAATCGCTCGCAGTGCAACTCCCTAATGTGATCATTGTCATGGCACTTGCTGTATATATGATCAGTATGATACCTGATACAGTGAGCAGCAGTCAGGACCCAGTTATCAGCAATCAGAGTGCCCCCGCATGTGTGCCCCCAGTTTCCGCTGGTGCCTTGGTACTGCAGGGAAATCTATAGTGGGAAGAAAAACATTATTGTATTAATGGAGGTTCCGGCATTTGGCATGGGATATCTCATGTCCGCTCTACGGTCCGTACCTGCCATGGCCAACTGTGTGCCCGCACATCGATGCCGCCCACCACTCTGGACAGGATGGGCTGCACAGCCGGAACACCGCAGCTATAGGCTGCAACAAGCAACACAGGTCAATCAACACTGGACGCAAAGGACGGACGACACAGAAGAGAATTTCACCCTAAAATACAAGTCCTGGAGTCGTCCTCTAATGTCAAGCGCTTGAAAATTCTGTTCTTTGTCATTTCTCAGGGATATCtggccctgggaaagctgggtgacaaccaatatggctcttAAAGGGTTATCACAAGGCTTTTCTGGTGTCCTGAAGGGCTCTACATCCCCTGCCCTTGTATTGCTGCATATCTAGGCCaatcagggaaagctgggtgacaatcaagAAAAAGATCTAAGACATAAATTTACTGCGGATTCTTATTTTTAGGGGTTAACCAGCTACGTCGGTGACACTTGACCATCATTGACCCCGCCGGGCCTTGACCCGTAGGCTCTGCACTGCATCTAAAACGCAACGTGGGAGTGATGTGGCCGGCCGCCACCGGACGATCCCATATAATGGGCCATTGCTGGCCACCCCATTGCCAGCCGCCGTGACCCCACCGGACCCTGCGCCATGGACATAAAGTTGGAGAAGTCCTGAATTACCGTAAgccagagagagagcgagaacCACGAGCTTCAACATTGTGACGTGTCAGATCCCCCCCGACTGGAGACACCATTTATATAGCGAGCGGCCCTGACTCTCCGCCATAATGACCCCACCGAggagatcgctgcagccaatgaaACCCGTCCACATTGCTCTCCAGGACGCCGGCTGCAGAATCTTCTGGTAGAAGTCATTACTCACCGAGCAGATAAGAACCTGTTTACCTTGTGGGACTGAAGTGACAAGTGCAACAATTTACATCAGACAGATGTGCAGATGCTGCGACATTCACAGGACGAGGCCTCAGCGTAACACTAAGGAGACCAGGCCTCTATATGAGAGGATTGTATATATACAGACTCTATAGATCCCATACTGATGGAGCATCCGGAGGCGAGGCCCCTATATGAAGGACTATCTATATACGGACTCTATAGATCACACAATGATGGGCTATCCTGAGCCGAGACCCTTATATGAGGGGATTGTATAttgtactgtatattgtatattgtacagattatagattGTACGGATCCTATAGATCACACTAATGGACTATCCTGAGCCAAGGTCCCTATATGATGGACTCTATAGATCCCATACTGATGGACCAAACGGAGCCGAGGCCCCTATATGAAGGACTCTAGATCCCATATTGATGGTCCATCCGGAGCCGAGGTCCCTACATGAAGGACTATATATACAGATTCTATTGATCACATACTGATGGACTATCCTGAGCCGAGAACTCTATACGAGGGGATTTTATATACGATACCATAGATCACACACTAATGGACTATGCTGAGCCGAGACCTCTATATGAGGGGATTGTATATACAGATCCTATAGATCACGTACTGATGGACTATCCTGAGCCGAGAACTCTATACGAGGGGATTGTATATATGGACCACACACTTTGGGACTAACCTGGGCCCTCAATCTTATATTCAGAAAAACCTCTATAAAGCACATCCAGTGTTATACAACAGTAGTACATGGGATATACGCTGCCGCTCCGTAAATATTCACAAACCTCCAGTCACCCAAAAATTAATTGAGCGTTAAACATTACATAGtagacaggggaggagggggatgcagctgcacggtctctgtgagaggggaggagggggatgcagccgcACTGtctctgtgagaggggaggagggggatgcagctgcactgtctctgtgagaggggaggagggggatgcagctgcaccgtctctgtgagaggggaggagggggatgcagccgcACTGtctctgtgagaggggaggaggcaGCTGCACTGtctctgtgagaggggaggagggggatgcagctgcactgtctctgtgagaggggaggagcaCGGGAGAAGACACCTGATTGGTTCAAACAGTTGAGCATGTCACTTgcatcacaccaggaagagccgtCCCCTCAGGAGACACGAAGAAAAGAGCAGATGGAAAAACACCCCAAATCTGCAGGTTACACAACATTTCCGGCTGCCCATTAAGGGatgtatataaaaaacaaaagtacAAATTTTTTATTTGCTTACCTGTTTGCCAGGTTTTTACTGCATGAGTTTAAAGGTCTGGTGCCTGCAGCTCCTCTcctgtccccatgacaacacttcatgTACCACGCTATGACAAATTCCCTGTTATGGTAGGGACAGCGTGAGAATACAAGTCCCCAATGTCACATAACTAGGACTGCTACACAAGCCACCTGGGCAGCGGATTGGTACTTGGTAGCACACAATGTCCCtatgaagtgttgtcatggggacacaggAGAATAATATAGGTGTGAGACTTATAAATAATGATAACATAAGAAGTAAGCTACCCGAATACTAATATGTTCTCCCTTACAATATTACAGCATTAACCCCGACCGATACTGCCGGCTGTGGACTGGCTGACGTTacggctgccccccccccctccggtccGGTCTTCATGGGACAATCCAACTCTTCTCCAGCCTGACAGACTCGTTGCTAGGAATTAATGAGTCTTTTCTATGTGGTTGTCAGGGAGCGAGTCCTTAGCAACCGGCCTCAGGACTTCAACTCAAGGCAGAATTTACATTGACCAGGGGGGGCCAGATTGGAGAAATCCTTTAAGTGTTTAGTCCCTTTAATAAAAACTTACATGGGACAGACAAGTTTTTTTGGGCCGGTTTTCCTGGCAGGGGGTCTGGATATGTTCTGACTCAAGGCTGTTCTCGTCGCAGCAGCTGTGCCTCTTCTCACCGGGTGGAGATGAAGGGTCACGTCCCTAACAAAACTTAGAAAAATCCCTGACAAACTGGATCTTACCTGCAACTTTCTAACAGACTTTGTGTTCCAATTCCCTACcgatttcaaaatctctgcttgctgtcagtgaaaaagGGACATTTCTGTTTATATCCAGagactgaaaacctgtcctgaccaaatacttctcacagctgagggtttgatacaattgtatccagtctatacAATCCTCTGTCCTGCACTCCATGATACGcagtttacctgcactgatacattgtaacaactatcaggacaggagagagatttgtgctgctgatgtgttcacCTCGCAGAGGTCTATATAGAAAATGGCGCTCTCTATGACCTAAGTTTAAGGATCGGCATTTACCTACGTGACGTTTCTTTTCGGGAGGACTGGGAGCCCCAGTGTTTTCCCGCAGGAACGATGAGTGACTCATCAGAAatagtcaagttttttttttatttttcatgaaaAATGCAAAAACTATACATGTGGGTGGAGCAGGGGCCCTCAGgtcattggccctggaggaggagCGTGGTGTCTTCTTACATGACCCCACCCCCTATGAATCTAAGAGATCCCCTTTAATGTCACATTCTGAACATTCAGCTTTTTGTGCTATTAGAGCCTCGAATTCTCGCCCTCGCGGTGCCTCAAAACCAAATGTTCAGTATAAAATCCCCAGAATAATCCAGATCAGCAAATTAATCGCAGATCGTTCTCGTCTCCTTGTTAAAGAGGAACATAAAACGCTCCGATCCCCGGGGGAACGTGAGAAAAAGTTACCGGACGTTTTCTTATTCTTCCTGCAGACATAGAATTAACCACCAGGAGGCGCCGTCGCTGCGCTCATCACCCTGTTCTGAATAAAAATCTCTTCCGGAGAAAGTTAAAATATCCCGGGATTTGCTTGTAGGTTCCTTTAACTGAGACTCTGTCCGCAACCTGCAGATTAACAACATAACATTAGGAATAGTAACTGCTGACATCACCGATCCTCCACAGATAGTCCCACCCCTTATTCTGTGACATCACCAAGAGGTCCCCCTGACCATGGTCTCTGTCCACACTCCTTTAGTTGTGCTATCTCCTAGTGTGAAAGCGGCTTATCTTAGCTCAGGCAGTAATAGGTCCATCATCTGTCATTGACTATTGCCTACCAGTGATAACCAAGGGAGACCATTCAATTTTACTGCAGGCTGTAAAGCAAGATGCTCACATACCCTACGGCGGCCTGAATTATATATACGGagcattatttttatatatatatatgcgcaacACATACTACATTTTAACAAATGGTGGTGAGGGGGGAGGGGATAATGGAAGAAAATCTTAATAACTGGATGAGTAACTAAGGAGAATAAATCAGACATCTGTCATATATGTAATAGAGAAGATTCTCACCATCACCAGCATTGTCTGAAGATCAAAGGTCCCAGCAAACTGACCCAAAACATCATCTAACGTCTCCACATACCAAGTACCACTTAATGTCTCCCTCCAAGACACAAAACCTGAGACAGGAGCAagaaagaaaagaggaaaagaagttatattcttgtatataggagcagtattatagtagttatattcttgtataatggggcagtattatagtggttatattcttgtatatagggggcagtattatagtagttatattcttgtatataggggaagtattatagtagttatattcctgtatatagggagcagtattatagtagttatattcttgtatatagggggcagtattatagtagttatatccttgtatacaggggcagtattatagtagttagattcttgtatataggggcagtattatagtggttatattcttgtatatagggggcagtattatagtagttatattcttatatatagggggcagtattatagtagttatattcttgtatataggagcagtattatagtagttatattcttgtatatagaggcagtattatagtagttatattcttgtatatagggagcagtattatagtagttatattcttgtatatagggggcagtattatagtagttatattcttgtatataggagcagtattatagtagttatattcttgtatatagggggcagtattatagtagttctattcttgtatataggggcagtattatagtagttctattcttgtatataggggcagtattatagtagttatattcttgtatataggggcagtattatagtagttatattcttgtatataggagcagtattatagtagttatattcttgtatatagggggcagtattatagtagttatattcttgtatatagggagcagtattatagtagttatattcttgtatataggagcagtattatagtagttatattcttgtatataggggcagtattatagtagttatattcttgtatatagggggcagtattatagtagttatattcttgtatataggggcagtattatagtag is part of the Rhinoderma darwinii isolate aRhiDar2 chromosome 10, aRhiDar2.hap1, whole genome shotgun sequence genome and harbors:
- the LOC142662315 gene encoding chymotrypsin-C-like — translated: MLKLVVLALSLAYAYSCGVPAVQPILSRVVGGIDVRAHSWPWQISLQYQGTSGNWGHTCGGTLIADNWVLTAAHCISSSRVYRVLVGKHNLVEEEEGSAILSPEKIIVHEKWNSFFIINDIALIKLSESVQRSESVQPACLPADSALLEHDFPCFVTGWGRLYTNGPIADNLQQALLPVVDYATCTLRDWWGTQVRTTMVCAGGDGIVSGCNGDSGGPLNCQAAGGAWEVHGVVSFGSGISCNYEKKPTVFTRVSAYIDWINDKILNN